Proteins co-encoded in one Halorussus salinus genomic window:
- a CDS encoding SpoVR family protein, which yields MRERPRTKKAAEPLQEPADEARNLAHKLGLDPYDVNYWVVDYDEMNELIAYNGFQERYPHWRWGMQYDRQQKQGQYTGGKAFEIVINDDPSHAFLQESNAVADQKAVITHVEAHADFFAKNRWYRMFAEQLDAAAMLERHARRIEEYMSDPEIDREAVEQWIDSVLCLEDNIDQHEPFKRQFERRDDADDDEIDDELAEKLDEMDLSDEVKRQVFDEEWMDEQADAGELDEPEMDVLAFLRDHGKAYDDDSGKAEEMTEWQKEILEMLRAESYYFAAQKLTKVMNEGWAAYWESVMMGEEAFAGDDEFLLYADHQARVLNSPGLNPYQLGKELWEYIENTENRREVCRKLLRTEGITWRNFHDTVDFEQVQDLLAPDPRIDRIDPENLDELDALAPEKVDEEMLARAKDGEIDLEEYPWKVLTYEGLAERHFSLCKRQNRGFLRSVSQQDLEQYARYIVDDARFESVEEAVADVDYTTGWDKMREVRESNNDVTFLDSFLTQEFVTDNQYFTYEFSQTTGDYRVASTDYEDVKKKLMLQFTNFGKPTIAVYDGNYNNRNELLLGHHYNGVMLDVEQAKRTLERVFDLWGRPVNLKTIVKEVDDRDAEIARRRDREPEPEEVGKLLRYDGEQFTMEDLDWTEVEDIAATEVDYDTKPDDWLA from the coding sequence ATGAGAGAGCGACCCCGAACCAAGAAAGCCGCCGAACCGTTGCAGGAACCGGCCGACGAGGCCCGGAATCTGGCCCACAAGCTCGGGCTGGACCCCTACGACGTGAACTACTGGGTGGTCGATTACGACGAGATGAACGAACTCATCGCGTACAACGGCTTCCAAGAGCGGTACCCGCACTGGCGGTGGGGCATGCAGTACGACCGCCAGCAGAAGCAGGGCCAGTACACCGGCGGGAAGGCCTTCGAGATAGTCATCAACGACGACCCGTCTCACGCCTTCCTGCAGGAGTCCAACGCCGTCGCCGACCAGAAGGCGGTCATCACCCACGTCGAGGCCCACGCCGACTTCTTCGCGAAGAACCGCTGGTACCGGATGTTCGCCGAGCAACTCGACGCCGCGGCGATGCTCGAACGCCACGCCCGGCGCATCGAGGAGTACATGTCCGACCCCGAAATCGACCGCGAAGCGGTCGAACAGTGGATAGACAGCGTGCTGTGTCTCGAAGACAACATCGACCAGCACGAACCGTTCAAGCGCCAGTTCGAGCGCCGAGACGATGCCGACGACGACGAGATAGACGACGAGTTGGCCGAGAAGCTGGACGAGATGGACCTCAGCGACGAGGTGAAACGCCAAGTCTTCGACGAGGAGTGGATGGACGAGCAGGCCGACGCGGGCGAGTTGGACGAACCCGAGATGGACGTACTCGCGTTCCTCCGGGACCACGGCAAGGCCTACGACGACGACTCCGGGAAGGCCGAGGAGATGACCGAGTGGCAGAAGGAGATTCTGGAGATGCTCCGGGCCGAATCGTACTACTTCGCGGCTCAGAAGCTCACCAAGGTCATGAACGAGGGGTGGGCCGCCTACTGGGAGTCGGTCATGATGGGCGAGGAGGCGTTCGCGGGCGACGACGAGTTCCTGCTGTACGCCGACCATCAGGCCCGCGTGCTGAACTCGCCGGGGCTGAACCCCTACCAACTCGGCAAGGAGCTGTGGGAGTACATCGAGAACACCGAGAACAGGCGGGAGGTCTGTCGGAAGCTCCTCCGGACCGAGGGAATCACGTGGCGCAACTTCCACGACACCGTGGACTTCGAGCAGGTGCAGGACCTGCTGGCACCCGACCCGCGAATCGACCGCATCGACCCCGAGAATCTGGACGAACTCGACGCCCTCGCGCCCGAGAAGGTGGACGAGGAGATGCTGGCCCGCGCCAAGGACGGCGAGATAGACCTCGAAGAGTACCCGTGGAAGGTCCTGACCTACGAGGGTCTCGCGGAGCGTCACTTCTCGCTGTGCAAGCGCCAGAACCGAGGGTTCCTCCGGTCGGTCTCCCAGCAGGACTTGGAGCAGTACGCCCGCTACATCGTGGACGACGCGCGATTCGAGTCGGTCGAGGAGGCCGTCGCGGACGTGGACTACACCACCGGCTGGGACAAGATGCGGGAGGTCCGCGAGTCCAACAACGACGTGACCTTCCTCGACAGCTTCCTCACCCAAGAGTTCGTCACGGACAACCAGTACTTCACGTACGAGTTCAGCCAGACGACCGGCGACTACCGGGTCGCCAGCACGGACTACGAGGACGTGAAGAAGAAGCTGATGCTCCAGTTCACCAACTTCGGCAAGCCGACCATCGCGGTGTACGACGGCAACTACAACAACCGCAACGAGTTGCTGTTGGGCCACCACTACAACGGCGTGATGCTGGACGTAGAGCAGGCCAAGCGGACCCTCGAACGCGTCTTCGACCTCTGGGGTCGCCCGGTCAACCTCAAGACCATCGTGAAGGAGGTGGACGACCGCGACGCCGAAATCGCCCGGCGGCGCGACCGCGAACCGGAACCCGAGGAGGTCGGGAAGCTCCTGCGCTACGACGGCGAGCAGTTCACGATGGAGGACTTGGACTGGACCGAAGTCGAGGACATCGCGGCGACCGAAGTGGACTACGACACCAAGCCGGACGACTGGCTGGCGTAG
- a CDS encoding UPF0179 family protein, whose amino-acid sequence MSSITLIGTRLADPGQEFVYQGASSACEGCPYRDQCLNLSEGVRYRVSDVRDGAQTLDCAVHDTGVTAVEVEPVGMKANVPAKNAYAGSKASLAGPCPHTECPSHEYCEPVGADFDEDYQITEILGDPPHDYCMLDRDLTLVEFAAKDE is encoded by the coding sequence ATGTCTTCCATCACCCTCATCGGAACCCGCCTCGCCGACCCCGGACAGGAGTTCGTCTATCAGGGGGCCTCCTCGGCCTGCGAAGGCTGTCCGTATCGCGACCAGTGTCTCAACCTCTCGGAGGGCGTGCGCTACCGCGTCAGCGACGTGCGCGACGGTGCCCAGACCCTCGACTGCGCGGTCCACGACACCGGCGTCACGGCCGTCGAGGTCGAACCGGTCGGGATGAAGGCCAACGTCCCGGCGAAGAACGCCTACGCCGGGAGCAAGGCGAGTCTCGCCGGGCCGTGTCCCCACACCGAGTGTCCGAGCCACGAGTACTGCGAACCGGTCGGCGCGGATTTCGACGAGGACTACCAGATCACCGAGATTTTAGGCGACCCTCCGCACGACTACTGCATGCTCGACCGAGACCTGACATTAGTCGAGTTCGCGGCGAAAGACGAGTGA
- a CDS encoding FUN14 domain-containing protein, translating into MQLDPQQLGLEFGSGAVVGGVIGFAAKKIAKLLAIIVGLELALFKFLESRGILTVDWNKLTAGALKASESAQGGAPPSWVTTILSTLSVGAGFTGGFLLGFRKG; encoded by the coding sequence ATGCAACTCGACCCCCAGCAACTCGGACTCGAATTCGGGTCCGGAGCCGTCGTGGGTGGCGTCATCGGCTTCGCCGCCAAGAAGATAGCGAAGCTGTTGGCCATCATCGTCGGTCTCGAACTCGCCCTGTTCAAGTTCCTCGAATCGCGCGGCATCCTCACCGTCGATTGGAACAAGCTCACCGCGGGCGCGCTGAAGGCCAGCGAGAGCGCCCAAGGCGGCGCGCCGCCGTCGTGGGTGACGACCATCCTCTCGACGCTCTCGGTCGGTGCCGGGTTCACCGGCGGCTTTCTGCTCGGCTTCCGGAAGGGATAG
- a CDS encoding DUF5820 family protein, translated as MSDGDESSDADSPETGDTEPDLPEEWTVWNDEPGGRRILAYRPDVFDADQFPAACMPTLYVAAGQPNRPASEAEYGRTNVWRVEFFLEPEVELVPARTRDTREEAIAEARDLAAEFARGELDYRGAYQVPREEYLDELDELTGRADPE; from the coding sequence ATGAGCGACGGCGACGAGTCGAGCGACGCCGATTCTCCCGAGACCGGCGACACGGAACCCGACCTGCCCGAGGAGTGGACGGTCTGGAACGACGAACCCGGCGGGAGACGAATCCTCGCCTACCGCCCGGACGTGTTCGACGCCGACCAGTTCCCCGCGGCGTGCATGCCGACGCTGTACGTCGCCGCCGGACAGCCCAACCGACCGGCCTCGGAAGCCGAGTACGGACGGACGAACGTCTGGCGCGTCGAGTTCTTCCTCGAACCGGAGGTCGAACTCGTGCCCGCACGCACGCGAGACACGAGAGAAGAGGCGATAGCCGAGGCCCGCGACCTCGCGGCCGAGTTCGCTCGCGGGGAACTGGACTACCGCGGCGCGTATCAGGTCCCCCGCGAGGAGTACCTCGACGAGTTGGACGAGTTGACGGGCCGCGCCGACCCGGAGTGA
- a CDS encoding PrkA family serine protein kinase, producing the protein MEAADRELRETYEEPKGLADFVDEAFENPTVAAHASKYLLEAIESMGTRTVVEEGDEKERYVFFDDPHNDGEHAILGNTEVLNAFVDDLRSIAAERGKAEKIIWFDGPTATGKSELKRCLVNGLREFSKTEEGRRYTVEWNIASASEARSLSYGDERAVADEENWFPSPVQTNPLTVFPEEVREDILARINEGVEDHIDLKVDSALDPFSREAYDYLEEQYRRTGEDDLFSAITDPNHLRVKNYVVDIGTGIGVLHSEDSGPPKERLVGSWMRGMLQELDSRGRKNPQAFSYDGVLSQGNGLLTIVEDAAQHADLLQKLLNVPDEKTVKLDKGIQMDIDTQLLIISNPDLEAQLNQHAEAGGADPLKALKRRLDRRRFKYLTNLSLEAELIRRELTNETDVWKAESYDELETLIREPLSVQVRNDESGAGVGQRELAPHAIEAAALYSVVTRLDGEDVPAGLDLVDKAKLFDRGYLLDGDDRLDADDFDFDDDADDGEQGIPVTYTRDVIADLLNDESERAHADYAVEEVIMPRDILNAMAEELTGAPVFSTAERTEYENRLVPVKNHVFQKQEEDVLDAIMADKRVDEETVEEYIEHVYAWATDERVENDRGERVEPDPLKMKVFETEHLGRFSPESYDGDHAPTPAVEEFRRNKVITALNRHAWENRDEGFEAADIDPKEIPIIKTVLANYDWDDVRRVYEDFDPNQWADPPGNTETAAVKAETIDNLVEMFGYSEASAELTSQHVMSQVSYKWD; encoded by the coding sequence ATCGAGGCGGCCGACCGCGAACTCCGGGAGACCTACGAGGAGCCGAAGGGCCTCGCCGACTTCGTGGACGAGGCCTTCGAGAACCCGACCGTCGCGGCCCACGCCAGCAAGTACCTACTGGAAGCCATCGAGTCGATGGGCACCCGGACCGTCGTCGAGGAGGGCGACGAGAAAGAGCGGTACGTCTTCTTCGACGACCCGCACAACGACGGCGAACACGCCATCTTGGGCAACACGGAGGTCCTGAACGCCTTCGTGGACGACCTGCGCTCCATCGCGGCCGAGCGCGGCAAGGCCGAGAAGATAATCTGGTTCGACGGGCCGACCGCGACCGGCAAGTCCGAACTGAAGCGGTGTCTCGTCAACGGACTCCGGGAGTTCTCGAAGACCGAGGAGGGCCGCCGGTACACCGTCGAGTGGAACATCGCCAGCGCGAGCGAGGCCCGGAGCCTGAGTTACGGCGACGAGCGCGCGGTCGCCGACGAGGAGAACTGGTTCCCGAGTCCGGTCCAGACCAACCCCCTGACGGTCTTTCCCGAGGAGGTCCGCGAGGACATCCTCGCGCGAATCAACGAGGGCGTCGAGGACCACATCGACCTGAAAGTCGATAGCGCGCTCGACCCCTTCAGCCGCGAGGCCTACGACTACCTCGAAGAGCAGTACCGCCGAACCGGCGAGGACGACCTGTTCAGCGCCATCACCGACCCGAATCACCTCCGCGTGAAGAACTACGTCGTGGACATCGGCACGGGCATCGGCGTCCTCCACTCGGAGGACTCCGGCCCGCCGAAAGAACGCCTCGTCGGGTCGTGGATGCGCGGGATGCTCCAAGAACTGGACTCCCGCGGGCGCAAGAACCCCCAAGCGTTCAGCTACGACGGGGTCCTCTCGCAGGGCAACGGCCTGCTGACCATCGTGGAGGACGCCGCCCAACACGCCGACCTGCTCCAGAAGCTCCTCAACGTCCCCGACGAGAAGACCGTCAAACTGGACAAGGGCATCCAGATGGACATCGACACGCAACTCCTCATCATCTCCAACCCGGACTTGGAGGCCCAACTCAATCAGCACGCCGAGGCGGGCGGCGCGGACCCGCTGAAGGCGCTCAAGCGCCGCCTCGACCGGCGACGCTTCAAGTACCTCACCAACCTGAGTCTCGAAGCCGAACTCATCCGGCGCGAACTGACCAACGAGACCGACGTGTGGAAGGCCGAGAGCTACGACGAACTCGAAACCCTGATTCGGGAACCGCTCTCGGTGCAGGTCCGCAACGACGAGAGCGGCGCGGGCGTCGGGCAGCGCGAACTCGCGCCCCACGCCATCGAGGCCGCCGCGCTCTACAGCGTCGTGACGCGCCTCGACGGCGAGGACGTGCCCGCGGGACTCGACTTGGTGGACAAGGCCAAGTTGTTCGACCGGGGCTACCTGCTGGACGGCGACGACCGCCTCGACGCCGACGACTTCGACTTCGACGACGACGCCGACGACGGCGAGCAGGGGATTCCGGTGACCTACACCCGCGACGTTATCGCCGACCTGCTGAACGACGAGAGCGAGCGCGCACACGCCGACTACGCCGTCGAGGAGGTCATCATGCCCCGCGACATCCTGAACGCGATGGCCGAGGAGTTGACCGGCGCGCCGGTCTTCTCGACCGCGGAACGCACCGAGTACGAGAACCGACTCGTCCCGGTCAAGAATCACGTCTTCCAGAAGCAAGAGGAGGACGTGCTGGACGCGATAATGGCCGACAAGCGCGTTGACGAGGAGACCGTCGAGGAGTACATCGAACACGTCTACGCGTGGGCGACCGACGAGCGCGTCGAGAACGACCGCGGCGAGCGCGTCGAGCCCGACCCGCTGAAGATGAAGGTGTTCGAGACCGAGCATCTGGGCCGGTTCTCGCCCGAGAGCTACGACGGCGACCACGCGCCGACTCCGGCGGTCGAGGAGTTCCGGCGCAACAAGGTCATCACCGCGCTGAACCGCCACGCGTGGGAGAACCGCGACGAGGGGTTCGAGGCGGCCGACATCGACCCAAAGGAGATTCCCATCATCAAGACGGTGCTGGCGAACTACGACTGGGACGACGTGCGCCGGGTGTACGAGGACTTCGACCCGAACCAGTGGGCCGACCCGCCCGGCAACACCGAAACGGCCGCGGTGAAAGCCGAGACCATCGACAACCTCGTGGAGATGTTCGGCTACAGCGAGGCGTCGGCCGAGTTGACCAGCCAACACGTCATGAGTCAGGTGAGTTACAAATGGGACTGA
- a CDS encoding YeaH/YhbH family protein → MGLRDDVERYREVGEAKREDLADFIQYGDLGQSLPDEINIPIKIVDLPEFAYDQRDKGGIGQGEPDVGDPVGEPQPQPGDGDEEGDPGDESGDHDYYEMDPEEFAEELDDELGLDLEPKGKEVIEEKEGDFTDMTRTGPDSTLDFERMFKEGLKRKLAMDFDPDFLEEVLKIDGWGPDKTFSWARENSINVSKHWLEEAYRQIPDDERTTYDSIEEVEESVTRRSTAQKIKEEGITHVPFRKEDERYRYPEIIEEREKNVVVVNIRDVSGSMREKKRELVERTFTPLDWYLTGKYDNAEFVYIAHDAEAWEVQRDEFFGIRSGGGTKISSAYELAAAILDERYPWTDWNRYVFAAGDSENSRNDTSENVIPLMDEIPANLHAYVETQPDGKAINATHAEEVDDHFGESNEVAVSYVNSPEDVTDAIYEILSTEAES, encoded by the coding sequence ATGGGACTGAGAGACGACGTAGAACGGTACCGAGAGGTCGGCGAGGCCAAGCGAGAGGACCTCGCGGACTTCATCCAGTACGGCGACCTCGGCCAGAGTCTGCCCGACGAGATAAACATCCCCATCAAAATCGTGGACCTGCCGGAGTTCGCCTACGACCAGCGCGACAAGGGCGGCATCGGGCAGGGCGAACCCGACGTGGGCGACCCCGTGGGCGAGCCACAGCCCCAACCCGGCGACGGCGACGAGGAGGGCGACCCCGGCGACGAGAGCGGCGACCACGACTACTACGAGATGGACCCCGAGGAGTTCGCCGAGGAGCTAGACGACGAGCTTGGGCTGGACCTCGAACCGAAGGGCAAGGAGGTCATCGAGGAGAAGGAGGGCGACTTCACCGACATGACTCGGACCGGCCCGGACTCCACCCTCGACTTCGAGCGGATGTTCAAGGAGGGCCTGAAGCGAAAGCTGGCGATGGACTTCGACCCGGACTTCCTCGAAGAAGTCCTAAAGATAGACGGCTGGGGGCCAGACAAGACGTTCTCGTGGGCGCGCGAGAACAGCATCAACGTCTCGAAACACTGGCTCGAAGAGGCCTACCGCCAGATTCCCGACGACGAGAGGACGACCTACGACTCCATCGAGGAGGTCGAGGAGAGCGTCACTCGCCGAAGCACTGCCCAGAAAATAAAGGAGGAGGGCATCACCCACGTCCCCTTCCGGAAGGAAGACGAGCGGTACCGCTACCCCGAGATTATCGAGGAGCGCGAGAAGAACGTCGTCGTCGTCAACATCCGAGACGTGTCCGGCTCGATGCGCGAGAAGAAACGCGAGTTGGTCGAGCGAACGTTCACGCCGCTGGACTGGTATCTGACCGGCAAGTACGACAACGCCGAGTTCGTCTACATCGCCCACGACGCCGAGGCGTGGGAGGTCCAGCGCGACGAGTTCTTCGGCATCCGGTCGGGCGGCGGCACCAAGATTTCGTCGGCGTACGAACTCGCGGCCGCCATCTTGGACGAGCGGTACCCGTGGACCGACTGGAACCGCTACGTCTTCGCGGCGGGCGACAGCGAGAACTCCCGGAACGACACCAGCGAGAACGTCATCCCGCTGATGGACGAGATTCCGGCGAATCTCCACGCCTACGTCGAGACCCAACCCGACGGGAAGGCAATCAACGCGACCCACGCCGAGGAGGTAGACGACCACTTCGGCGAGTCGAACGAGGTGGCGGTCAGTTACGTCAACAGTCCCGAGGACGTGACCGACGCCATCTACGAAATCCTCAGCACGGAGGCCGAATCGTGA
- a CDS encoding phosphate-starvation-inducible PsiE family protein — MAADEETPDASTSEADATPERIVDISESLIRYVEVVAALVLVVLFAIGVFDLALQIVTSALGGDITDPLVVVGFIDTALLLFIIVEVYQTVVAYTQESDTRRIVKLVIYTGVIAMVRKAIIFRTGEYSSERAALLAAAAYTIIILGLAVLLLVERRTGK, encoded by the coding sequence ATGGCCGCCGACGAGGAGACGCCGGACGCCTCGACCTCGGAGGCCGATGCCACGCCGGAGCGAATCGTGGACATCAGCGAGTCGCTCATCCGGTACGTCGAGGTGGTCGCGGCGCTCGTGTTGGTCGTTCTGTTCGCCATCGGCGTCTTCGACCTCGCGTTGCAAATCGTCACCAGCGCCCTCGGCGGCGACATCACCGACCCGCTCGTCGTCGTCGGGTTCATCGACACCGCGCTGTTGCTGTTCATCATCGTGGAGGTGTACCAGACCGTCGTCGCCTACACCCAAGAGAGCGACACCCGACGCATCGTCAAGTTAGTCATCTACACGGGCGTCATCGCGATGGTCCGGAAGGCCATCATCTTCCGGACCGGCGAGTACAGTTCCGAGCGCGCCGCGCTACTGGCCGCGGCCGCTTACACCATCATCATCCTCGGGTTGGCCGTGTTGCTCCTCGTGGAACGGCGGACCGGCAAGTAG
- a CDS encoding PrkA family serine protein kinase — protein sequence MTESLEELSQRYQESMPEDLRETKSFDWYLDEVYEDPKIARNAHQRVADMFDYYGTEYDEEAGVVEYLLASEDPLHDGENTFYGHEIHRAIHEFVNKVKSGARGLGPEKRIKLLLGPVGSGKSDFDRQVRTYFEDYTLSDEGRMYTYRWTNLCDVIHDQDPADDTVRSPMNQDPLVLLPVDQRQRVVDDLNENLDAPYTIQNEQSLDPASAFYMDELLAHYDDDIKQVLDNHVEVVRLTADENKRQAVETFEPKDKKNQDETELTGDVNYSKIAIYGESDPRAFDYSGAFCNANRGIFSGEELLKLQREFLYDFLHATQEQTIKPKNNPRIDIDQVIVGRTNMPEYRDKKGDEKMEAFNDRTKRIDFPYVLEYDEESQIYRKMLFNADVPDVHIEPHTLEMAGLFGVLTRIEEPDSETVDLMQKVKAYNGEIKDGEDVDVKKLREEGEESADIGEGMEGVSARFIGDEIAEAIMNSTHRDRGFLSPLSVFNHFEENLENHGSIPEENFDTYYRYLEMVREEYKDRAIEDVRHALAYDIEEIQRQGEKYMDHVMAYIDDDTVEDELTGREQEPDESFLRAVEEKLDIPRDRKNDFRQEVSNWVSRRAREGSPFDPQDNDRLRRALERKLWEDKKHNINFSALVSSNEMDDDEQNAWIEALVDQGYSREGAKEVLEFAGAEVARAEMED from the coding sequence ATGACAGAATCACTGGAAGAACTCAGCCAGCGGTACCAAGAATCGATGCCCGAAGACCTCCGCGAGACCAAATCCTTCGACTGGTATCTCGACGAGGTGTACGAGGACCCCAAAATCGCCAGAAACGCCCACCAGCGGGTCGCCGACATGTTCGACTACTACGGCACCGAGTACGACGAGGAGGCCGGGGTAGTCGAGTACTTGCTGGCCTCCGAGGACCCGCTTCACGACGGCGAGAACACCTTCTACGGCCACGAGATTCACCGCGCAATCCACGAGTTCGTGAACAAAGTGAAGTCCGGCGCGCGGGGTCTCGGCCCGGAGAAGCGTATCAAGCTCCTGTTGGGTCCGGTCGGGTCCGGCAAGTCCGACTTCGACCGGCAGGTCCGGACCTACTTCGAGGACTACACCCTCAGCGACGAGGGTCGGATGTACACGTACCGGTGGACGAACCTCTGTGACGTGATTCACGACCAAGACCCGGCCGACGACACGGTTCGGTCGCCCATGAACCAAGACCCGCTCGTTCTCCTCCCGGTGGACCAGCGCCAGCGCGTCGTCGACGACCTGAACGAGAATCTCGACGCGCCCTACACCATCCAGAACGAGCAGAGTCTCGACCCCGCGTCGGCGTTCTACATGGACGAACTGCTGGCTCACTACGACGACGACATCAAGCAGGTGCTGGACAACCACGTCGAGGTCGTCCGCCTGACCGCCGACGAGAACAAGCGCCAAGCAGTCGAGACCTTCGAGCCGAAGGACAAGAAGAACCAAGACGAGACCGAGCTGACCGGCGACGTGAACTACAGCAAAATCGCCATCTACGGCGAGTCTGACCCCCGCGCGTTCGACTACTCGGGGGCGTTCTGTAACGCCAACCGGGGCATCTTCAGCGGCGAGGAGCTACTCAAACTCCAGCGGGAGTTCCTCTACGACTTCCTCCACGCCACCCAAGAGCAGACCATCAAGCCGAAGAACAACCCCCGAATCGACATCGACCAAGTCATCGTCGGCCGGACGAACATGCCCGAGTACCGGGACAAGAAGGGCGACGAGAAGATGGAGGCGTTCAACGACCGGACCAAGCGCATCGACTTCCCGTACGTCCTCGAATACGACGAGGAGTCCCAGATCTACCGGAAGATGCTGTTCAACGCCGACGTGCCCGACGTTCACATCGAGCCCCACACCCTCGAAATGGCGGGGCTGTTCGGCGTCCTGACCCGCATCGAGGAGCCCGACAGCGAGACTGTGGACCTGATGCAGAAGGTCAAGGCCTACAACGGCGAAATAAAGGACGGCGAGGACGTGGACGTGAAGAAGCTCCGCGAGGAGGGCGAGGAGTCCGCCGACATCGGCGAGGGCATGGAAGGGGTTTCGGCCCGGTTCATCGGCGACGAAATCGCGGAGGCCATCATGAACTCGACCCACCGCGACCGCGGGTTCCTGAGTCCCCTATCGGTGTTCAACCACTTCGAGGAGAACCTCGAAAACCACGGCTCCATCCCCGAGGAGAACTTCGACACCTACTACCGCTACCTCGAAATGGTCCGCGAGGAGTACAAGGACCGCGCCATCGAGGACGTGCGCCACGCGCTGGCCTACGACATCGAGGAGATTCAGCGCCAAGGCGAGAAGTACATGGACCACGTGATGGCGTACATCGACGACGACACCGTGGAGGACGAACTCACGGGCCGCGAGCAGGAACCCGACGAGAGCTTCCTCCGGGCCGTCGAGGAGAAACTCGACATCCCGCGCGACCGGAAGAACGACTTCCGGCAGGAAGTGAGCAACTGGGTCTCCCGTCGCGCCCGCGAAGGCTCGCCCTTCGACCCGCAGGACAACGACCGCCTGCGCCGCGCGCTGGAGCGCAAGCTCTGGGAGGACAAGAAGCACAACATCAACTTCTCGGCGCTGGTCTCGTCCAACGAGATGGACGACGACGAGCAGAACGCGTGGATAGAGGCGCTCGTCGATCAAGGCTACTCCCGCGAGGGCGCGAAGGAGGTGCTGGAGTTCGCCGGAGCCGAGGTGGCCCGCGCGGAGATGGAGGACTAA
- a CDS encoding ribosome assembly factor SBDS: MIPLEEAVTARLESHGERFEVLVDPDAALEIKRGDFDGELEDVIAAEDVFENASRGDRPAESALEEVFGTTDPLEIIPQVITDGEIQITAEQRREMQEQKHKQLVNRITRNAVNPQMDNAPHPPERIESALEETDFRVDPMEPVETQVDDALDALRPVIPIRFDEVTVAVQVPADYAGSAQAKIRQFGDLEREEWQNDGGWVGVLTFPAGMQNEFYDLVNEHTSGEAETRIIKDEDDISMR, encoded by the coding sequence ATGATACCACTCGAAGAGGCGGTGACTGCTCGCCTCGAATCCCACGGCGAGCGGTTCGAGGTGCTAGTAGACCCGGACGCGGCGCTCGAAATCAAGCGCGGCGACTTCGACGGCGAACTCGAGGACGTTATCGCGGCAGAAGACGTGTTCGAGAACGCGAGCCGCGGCGACCGACCCGCCGAGTCGGCGCTCGAGGAGGTCTTCGGGACGACCGACCCGCTCGAAATAATCCCGCAGGTCATCACGGACGGGGAGATTCAGATTACGGCCGAACAGCGCCGCGAGATGCAGGAACAGAAGCACAAGCAGTTGGTCAACCGCATCACGCGCAACGCGGTCAATCCCCAGATGGACAACGCGCCCCACCCGCCCGAGCGCATCGAGTCCGCGCTCGAAGAGACCGACTTCCGCGTGGACCCGATGGAACCCGTCGAGACCCAAGTGGACGACGCGCTCGACGCGCTCCGGCCGGTCATCCCGATTCGGTTCGACGAGGTCACCGTCGCGGTGCAGGTGCCCGCCGACTACGCCGGGAGCGCGCAGGCGAAGATTCGCCAGTTCGGCGACCTCGAACGCGAGGAGTGGCAGAACGACGGCGGGTGGGTCGGCGTCCTCACGTTCCCCGCCGGGATGCAAAACGAGTTCTACGACCTCGTGAACGAACACACCAGCGGCGAGGCCGAGACCCGCATCATCAAAGACGAGGACGACATCAGCATGCGGTAG